A genomic region of Streptomyces rimosus contains the following coding sequences:
- a CDS encoding ATP-binding protein, with amino-acid sequence MTLASLKRPPALPEAHPHSFRFDLVSGVAAPEIARTVVADLMNLTGNAELVDDARLLVSELVTNVHLHTDTAVVRLDVAVHPASVRVAVWDDAPGSRLLSLPALPDDGSGRGLLLVEALASRWGVYRPNINTRRRKGVWFALDRGGSGAP; translated from the coding sequence ATGACTCTCGCATCCCTGAAACGACCCCCCGCACTCCCCGAAGCGCACCCCCACTCGTTCCGGTTCGACCTGGTCAGCGGCGTGGCCGCGCCGGAGATCGCCCGGACCGTCGTGGCCGACCTGATGAACCTGACCGGCAACGCCGAACTCGTCGACGACGCACGGCTGTTGGTCAGCGAGCTCGTAACGAACGTACACCTGCACACTGACACGGCCGTCGTACGCCTCGACGTGGCCGTACACCCCGCGTCCGTACGCGTGGCCGTATGGGACGACGCACCCGGCAGCCGCCTCCTGAGCCTGCCCGCCCTGCCCGATGACGGATCGGGGCGCGGCCTGCTCCTGGTCGAGGCCCTGGCGTCCCGGTGGGGCGTCTACCGGCCCAACATCAACACCCGTCGGCGCAAGGGGGTGTGGTTCGCGCTCGACCGGGGCGGGAGCGGCGCTCCGTAA
- a CDS encoding site-specific integrase → MSGKRGNGEGSIYPYKNSFAAYVWVTTPDGKKKRKYVYGKTREEVHDKWIKLHADAKKGPVATRHRTVAAFLAYWLESIVKPNLAPLTYVSYEGSVRLYIAPHLGAKRLDKLTVRDVREWLTKLASECQCCAQGKDAKRAPARRRCCTAGECCEAFTSRRVIQAARDALRAALTHAVVEEEIGKNVASLVKVPKPRRRRIKPWSVAEAGRFLADGVAREDPLFAAWVLVLCLGLRRGEVLGLTWKSIDFEAGELYVDHQIQRAGRQILHRETKTEESDDFLPLPALCLKALRMRRAQQTGDRKAAGDLWQDDRGLVFTTKYGTPIEPGNLTRMFALRARRAGLRVIPLRNTRHTCSSLLVALKVHPKVAQRILRHSQIAMTMEVYAEASEEEVRAALGQLSEAMGGAGGTGG, encoded by the coding sequence ATGAGCGGCAAGCGCGGTAACGGTGAGGGGTCCATCTACCCGTACAAGAACAGCTTCGCCGCGTACGTCTGGGTGACCACGCCGGACGGCAAGAAGAAGCGCAAGTACGTCTACGGCAAGACGCGCGAAGAGGTCCACGACAAGTGGATCAAGTTGCACGCCGACGCGAAGAAGGGGCCGGTGGCCACGCGACACCGCACCGTCGCCGCGTTCCTGGCGTACTGGCTTGAGTCGATCGTGAAGCCGAACCTGGCGCCGCTGACGTACGTGTCGTACGAGGGGTCCGTCCGGCTCTACATCGCGCCCCACCTGGGTGCGAAGCGGCTGGACAAGCTCACCGTGCGGGACGTGCGCGAGTGGCTGACCAAGCTCGCGTCCGAGTGCCAGTGCTGTGCCCAGGGGAAGGACGCGAAACGGGCGCCCGCTCGTCGCCGCTGCTGCACTGCTGGGGAGTGCTGTGAGGCGTTCACGTCCCGGCGGGTGATTCAGGCGGCTCGGGACGCTCTCAGGGCCGCTCTGACCCATGCGGTGGTTGAGGAAGAGATCGGGAAGAACGTCGCCTCCCTGGTGAAGGTGCCGAAGCCGCGTCGTCGCCGGATCAAGCCCTGGTCCGTGGCCGAAGCGGGCCGGTTCCTTGCCGACGGGGTTGCTCGGGAAGATCCACTGTTCGCGGCCTGGGTGCTCGTGCTGTGCCTGGGACTGCGTCGAGGTGAGGTGCTGGGCCTTACCTGGAAGTCCATCGACTTCGAAGCGGGAGAGCTGTACGTGGATCACCAGATCCAGCGCGCCGGGCGGCAGATCTTGCACCGGGAGACGAAGACCGAAGAGTCGGACGACTTCCTGCCGCTGCCGGCGTTGTGCCTCAAGGCGCTCAGGATGCGTCGGGCTCAGCAGACCGGTGACCGGAAGGCGGCCGGTGATCTCTGGCAGGACGATCGCGGTCTGGTCTTCACGACGAAGTACGGCACCCCGATCGAGCCTGGCAACCTGACGCGCATGTTCGCCCTGCGGGCCCGCCGGGCCGGACTGCGGGTGATTCCGCTGCGGAACACGCGGCACACGTGCAGCTCGCTACTGGTGGCCTTGAAGGTGCACCCAAAGGTGGCCCAGCGCATCCTTCGCCACTCGCAGATCGCGATGACGATGGAGGTCTACGCGGAAGCGAGTGAGGAAGAGGTCCGCGCGGCTCTGGGACAGCTTTCCGAAGCGATGGGCGGTGCAGGCGGTACCGGCGGCTGA
- a CDS encoding HD domain-containing protein, whose amino-acid sequence MAGIPIPDSKLAQEATELIRDTTDELIYHHSRRVYLFGARHGRERDLSFDAELLYVGALFHDLGLTERFRASHQRFELDGADEARRFLTAHGVPADRARLAWEAIALHTTPEIPHHMAPEIALVTTGVELDVLGIGYDTLPPETRDEILTAHPRPDFKRRILRAFHQGITHRPETTFGNVKADVLARFDPDYTRPNFVRIIESSAWPE is encoded by the coding sequence ATCGCCGGCATCCCCATCCCCGACAGCAAGCTGGCCCAGGAGGCCACCGAGCTGATCCGGGACACCACCGACGAGCTGATCTACCACCACTCCCGCCGGGTCTACCTCTTCGGCGCCCGGCACGGCCGCGAGCGGGACCTGTCCTTCGACGCGGAGCTGCTCTACGTAGGCGCCCTCTTCCACGACCTCGGCCTGACCGAACGCTTCCGCGCCTCCCACCAGCGCTTCGAGCTGGACGGCGCCGACGAGGCCCGCCGCTTCCTGACCGCCCACGGCGTCCCGGCCGACCGCGCCCGCCTCGCCTGGGAAGCCATCGCCCTGCACACCACACCGGAGATCCCGCACCACATGGCCCCGGAGATCGCCCTCGTCACCACCGGCGTCGAACTCGACGTCCTCGGCATCGGCTACGACACCCTCCCGCCGGAGACCCGCGACGAGATCCTCACGGCCCACCCCCGCCCCGACTTCAAGCGCCGCATCCTCCGCGCCTTCCACCAGGGCATCACCCACCGCCCGGAAACCACCTTCGGCAACGTCAAGGCCGACGTCCTGGCCCGCTTCGACCCGGACTACACCCGCCCGAACTTCGTACGGATCATCGAGTCCTCCGCCTGGCCCGAGTAG
- a CDS encoding helix-turn-helix domain-containing protein, producing the protein MTTTVIERKWHTTAEVAEMLGFGLSKTKLLVLTGEIRSVKIGRNRRILPAWVDEYVNRCATAAEEWSA; encoded by the coding sequence ATGACCACCACCGTCATCGAGAGGAAGTGGCACACCACCGCCGAAGTCGCCGAAATGCTCGGCTTCGGGCTGTCCAAGACCAAGCTGCTCGTGCTCACCGGCGAGATCCGTTCGGTGAAGATCGGGCGTAACCGGCGCATCCTTCCGGCTTGGGTCGACGAGTACGTCAACCGCTGCGCTACTGCGGCCGAGGAGTGGTCCGCATGA
- a CDS encoding SSI family serine proteinase inhibitor — protein sequence MPHPRLSRFATAATTATITATAALALTGPIAAATPAATATPAAPADVAIGSPSVTAPIPLLPRPSDHLTVTVSDSGKAAKDGTYELYCHPARGTHTDARGACDKLDSLTRWGKDAFAGVPKDSKCTMQYGGPITARVTGTWAGRPVNAQFKRTNGCEIGRWDRFVPVLPAVTS from the coding sequence ATGCCGCACCCCCGGCTGTCCCGCTTCGCCACGGCTGCCACCACCGCCACCATCACCGCCACCGCCGCCCTCGCCCTGACCGGCCCGATCGCCGCTGCGACCCCGGCCGCCACCGCCACCCCGGCCGCCCCCGCCGACGTCGCCATCGGCTCCCCCTCCGTCACGGCGCCGATCCCGCTGCTGCCCCGCCCCTCCGACCACCTCACGGTCACCGTCAGCGACTCCGGCAAGGCGGCCAAGGACGGTACGTACGAGCTGTACTGCCACCCGGCCCGCGGCACCCACACCGACGCGCGCGGTGCCTGCGACAAGCTCGACAGCCTGACCCGTTGGGGCAAGGACGCGTTCGCGGGCGTACCGAAGGACAGCAAGTGCACGATGCAGTACGGCGGGCCCATCACCGCGCGCGTTACCGGTACGTGGGCGGGACGCCCGGTGAACGCCCAGTTCAAGCGCACCAACGGATGTGAGATCGGCCGCTGGGACCGGTTCGTACCGGTGCTGCCCGCGGTCACTTCGTGA
- a CDS encoding mobile element transfer protein, protein MSANRRFHSVTRIGPVQVGTSYDGRGREKHTAACTAPRCGFSADYDSRAAAELAARTHRCPVR, encoded by the coding sequence ATGAGCGCCAACCGCCGCTTCCACTCGGTCACCCGCATCGGTCCCGTCCAGGTCGGCACGTCCTACGACGGACGCGGCCGGGAGAAGCACACCGCCGCCTGCACGGCTCCGCGCTGCGGCTTCTCCGCCGACTACGACAGCCGCGCCGCCGCCGAACTGGCCGCCCGCACCCACCGCTGCCCCGTCCGCTGA
- a CDS encoding DUF6886 family protein: MRPAPGEVLHFSEDPTITRFVPHVAPTARQPEAYVWAVGSDRAPDYWFPRQCPRAMAWTVPGTTAEDRARVLGPGGGERVHAIEYDWLDRLRTTELFAYRLPAAAFRPFGEPVPSAVVATEPVVPLAPPEPVGDLLKLHRDAGIQLRVLDNLWGFWDEVITSTLGFSGIRLRNAKPAREPGPGQPTRTAPSPVLRKPVRRRLTPPPAETSAPLTPPA, from the coding sequence ATGCGCCCCGCCCCCGGTGAAGTCCTGCACTTCTCCGAAGACCCCACGATCACGCGGTTCGTGCCGCACGTCGCCCCGACCGCGCGGCAGCCCGAGGCGTACGTCTGGGCCGTCGGCAGCGACCGCGCGCCGGACTACTGGTTTCCGCGCCAGTGCCCGCGGGCCATGGCCTGGACGGTGCCGGGCACGACCGCGGAGGACCGCGCCCGCGTTCTCGGGCCGGGCGGCGGCGAGCGGGTACACGCGATCGAGTACGACTGGCTGGACCGCCTGCGTACCACCGAACTGTTCGCCTACCGGCTCCCGGCCGCGGCCTTCCGCCCGTTCGGCGAACCGGTGCCGAGCGCGGTCGTGGCGACGGAGCCCGTCGTACCGCTGGCACCGCCCGAGCCGGTGGGAGACCTGCTGAAGCTGCACCGGGATGCCGGAATCCAGCTGCGGGTGCTCGACAACCTGTGGGGCTTCTGGGACGAGGTGATCACCAGCACGCTCGGCTTCAGCGGCATCCGGCTGCGCAACGCGAAGCCGGCTCGGGAGCCGGGTCCAGGGCAGCCCACCCGGACGGCGCCGAGCCCGGTCCTGCGAAAGCCGGTACGCCGCCGTCTCACCCCACCGCCCGCGGAAACGTCAGCTCCTCTCACCCCACCCGCGTAA
- a CDS encoding hybrid sensor histidine kinase/response regulator, protein MSSRPSRGAARLAAILDALPDALLLVNCNGTVVNANAIALETFEAPGTALVGRGLLDLLPTFDSKRIPGSMRRRDEEEQGPRTKPTRMVARRTDGSELLVEVTSANLEDGRTPYESAFEAAYADHRNGYTGDELLMLVVRDLTGTLDTETELARQQRQTEMILRAAAEGVVGVDSEGKVVLVNPSAAQILGYRASELGGKELHPLIHHSRADGTPLPWEETPLADSLRSGRKHRVRGQALWAKDGRSVPVDLTTAPVRDGDQLVGAVMTFTDRRPYDALAARHAQLLAVLDQSLRGPLEELKAELGTLASDPAGQLWPEANQILHHLAAGYARMTTLVDNVLSYQRLDAGGERLERDKVSLDAVVAAGVEGAIELIGPGRAQFAVHAPPIDAEVDATRLAQALSHLIADVAGVDATGKAGGDGSEAASGDSTIVVAAAQRGEVVRIEVRGPYGGGNPVHAPIVRGIVRQHGGVLQTHKVPGAGGSAYVLEVPVSASGAPVSGAGTREATGNETTVMPVPAERARGTQQQGEKAQAPGGAAAGLRPVSGPGGGSAAPGAGTGRTDSEVEDTPTGRRRARRGDVPVQQQHGDVPVQQQHGDVPVQQQPGGGTAAAGSGQGSGNGPVPRARSGADAAGPRGPVPGGDGTGVVGDGRTGAQPGVPGMPQGMAGAEVVPPGGRRRVQDAPEDSARTALPAGAGSPQGPGQAAQGGQAQPTGRRARRALADTAERPIPNQPQAPQAVARNQNPAFALPPAAADQLPQSPLPSLPVLPGQSAGPQGSGGAGTGTGTGTATSTGASPGTGRRRARTAGPEVVGEQARVVTDSGVPEGDWGTEPTGRRRARRAAAEERAAAAMADSESTGTFVAGPEGLVAHPLEDGPVTGPVGAPAAGEGQPAPTGRRRGRPSPAEAEAGERGQGQDLGLGQDLGHGLGQDLGQDLGQVQQGPGQQVQGPGQPVQGPAQQVPGQPGQLGQPGQPGQPGKPQAQPGRPVQPSHPNPTDTPSATQHPASDPATPQQPMPAPASPEAAEGDDAAGGPAAGHSHGRAFNVRTLGQGVPFSQQIADQQRPAAPGAPAAGSGRRRKLAQPPQEAEGAADAAEARPHPQPGAHAPGQAQPHPAPQAQQQPQQRSQNPQRSQNPQHPQQHLLNSSEGRAFAVSAPDEGSEGPEPLDGPNGAVEVTEPQPQPMDDELPPEPLDNPRRLLVWPAPDVSTQQALSDRGYRPVIVNSREEVDAQIAAYPAALFVDPLTGPITRTALQSLRMAAVAAEVPVLVTAGLGQATREAAYGADPAVLLKALAPRDSEQHPPRVLLTEENDAVAGALTTSLERRGMQVARAATDADAVNLAAQMRPNLVVMDLMQVRRRRAGIVDWLRSNGLLNRTPLVVYTSADLDPAQLPRLAAGETVLFLAERSTSAEVQARIVDLLAKIGTN, encoded by the coding sequence GTGAGCAGCAGGCCATCCCGAGGCGCTGCTCGCCTCGCAGCCATACTCGACGCCTTGCCGGACGCGTTGCTGCTGGTCAACTGCAACGGCACGGTCGTCAACGCGAACGCCATCGCCCTGGAGACCTTCGAGGCCCCGGGCACCGCCCTGGTGGGCCGGGGCCTGCTCGACCTGCTGCCGACCTTCGACTCCAAGCGCATCCCCGGCTCCATGCGGCGCCGGGACGAGGAGGAGCAGGGCCCGCGTACGAAGCCCACCCGGATGGTCGCCCGGCGCACCGACGGCAGCGAGCTGCTGGTCGAGGTGACGAGCGCGAACCTGGAGGACGGCCGTACGCCGTACGAGTCCGCCTTCGAGGCCGCGTACGCCGACCATCGCAACGGCTACACCGGCGACGAGCTGCTGATGCTCGTCGTACGGGACCTGACCGGCACGCTGGACACCGAGACCGAGCTGGCCCGCCAGCAGCGGCAGACCGAGATGATCCTGCGCGCGGCGGCCGAGGGCGTGGTCGGCGTCGACTCCGAGGGCAAGGTCGTCCTCGTCAATCCGTCCGCCGCGCAGATCCTCGGCTACCGGGCGAGCGAGCTGGGCGGCAAGGAGCTGCACCCGCTCATCCACCACTCGCGGGCCGACGGCACGCCGCTGCCCTGGGAGGAGACGCCGCTCGCCGACTCCCTGCGCTCCGGGCGCAAGCACCGGGTGCGGGGGCAGGCGCTGTGGGCCAAGGACGGCCGCTCGGTCCCGGTGGACCTGACGACCGCGCCGGTGCGCGACGGCGACCAGCTCGTCGGCGCGGTGATGACGTTCACCGACCGGCGTCCGTACGACGCGCTGGCGGCGCGCCACGCGCAGCTGCTGGCCGTACTGGACCAGTCGCTGCGCGGCCCGCTGGAGGAGCTGAAGGCGGAGCTGGGCACGCTGGCGTCCGACCCGGCCGGCCAGCTGTGGCCGGAGGCAAACCAGATCCTCCACCACCTCGCCGCCGGGTACGCGCGGATGACGACGCTGGTCGACAACGTGCTGAGCTACCAGCGGCTGGACGCGGGCGGCGAGCGCCTCGAACGGGACAAGGTCTCGCTCGACGCGGTCGTGGCGGCCGGTGTCGAGGGCGCGATCGAGCTGATCGGTCCCGGCCGCGCCCAGTTCGCGGTGCACGCGCCGCCGATCGACGCCGAGGTGGACGCGACCCGGCTCGCACAGGCGCTCTCCCACCTGATCGCGGATGTCGCGGGCGTGGACGCCACGGGCAAGGCCGGTGGCGACGGCTCCGAGGCCGCTTCCGGGGACTCGACGATCGTGGTGGCGGCCGCGCAGCGCGGTGAGGTCGTACGGATCGAGGTGCGCGGCCCGTACGGCGGCGGCAACCCGGTCCACGCGCCGATCGTGCGCGGCATCGTGCGGCAGCACGGCGGCGTCCTGCAGACCCACAAGGTGCCGGGCGCGGGCGGCAGCGCGTACGTACTGGAAGTGCCGGTGTCGGCCAGTGGCGCGCCGGTGTCCGGCGCGGGCACGCGCGAGGCCACCGGCAACGAGACGACCGTGATGCCGGTGCCCGCGGAGCGGGCGCGGGGCACGCAGCAGCAGGGGGAGAAGGCGCAGGCGCCCGGCGGGGCTGCTGCTGGGCTGCGGCCGGTGAGCGGCCCCGGTGGTGGTTCTGCCGCACCGGGTGCCGGTACGGGCCGTACGGACAGCGAGGTCGAGGACACGCCCACCGGGCGGCGGCGTGCGCGGCGCGGCGACGTACCCGTGCAACAGCAGCACGGCGATGTACCTGTACAGCAGCAGCACGGCGACGTACCCGTACAGCAGCAGCCGGGCGGCGGCACGGCGGCGGCAGGGAGCGGTCAGGGCAGCGGCAACGGCCCGGTGCCCCGCGCGCGCAGCGGGGCCGACGCGGCCGGGCCGCGGGGGCCGGTGCCCGGTGGCGACGGTACGGGCGTCGTCGGCGACGGGCGTACGGGCGCTCAGCCGGGTGTGCCCGGGATGCCGCAGGGCATGGCCGGGGCCGAGGTCGTCCCGCCGGGCGGTCGGCGCCGGGTTCAGGACGCGCCTGAGGACTCAGCGCGGACCGCGCTCCCGGCGGGCGCGGGAAGCCCGCAGGGACCGGGCCAGGCGGCCCAGGGCGGCCAGGCCCAGCCGACCGGGCGCCGGGCGCGCAGAGCGCTGGCCGACACGGCCGAGCGGCCGATCCCGAACCAGCCGCAGGCCCCGCAGGCCGTGGCCCGTAACCAGAACCCGGCGTTCGCGCTGCCGCCCGCCGCCGCCGACCAGCTTCCGCAGTCCCCCCTGCCCTCGCTGCCGGTCCTGCCCGGTCAGTCCGCAGGGCCGCAGGGCAGCGGCGGTGCGGGTACAGGTACAGGTACAGGTACAGCTACGAGTACGGGAGCGAGTCCGGGTACGGGCCGCCGCCGCGCCCGTACGGCCGGCCCCGAGGTCGTCGGCGAGCAGGCCAGGGTCGTGACCGACTCGGGTGTGCCCGAGGGCGATTGGGGCACCGAGCCGACCGGTCGGCGCCGTGCCCGGCGGGCCGCCGCCGAGGAGCGGGCGGCTGCCGCGATGGCCGATTCGGAGTCGACGGGCACGTTTGTCGCGGGTCCTGAGGGCCTGGTCGCGCACCCCCTGGAGGACGGGCCGGTGACCGGCCCCGTAGGCGCTCCGGCGGCCGGGGAGGGCCAGCCCGCGCCCACCGGGCGGCGGCGCGGACGCCCCAGCCCGGCGGAGGCCGAGGCGGGAGAGCGCGGTCAGGGGCAGGACCTGGGACTTGGGCAGGATCTGGGACACGGCCTGGGCCAGGACCTGGGACAGGACCTCGGACAGGTTCAGCAGGGCCCGGGACAGCAGGTTCAGGGGCCGGGTCAGCCGGTGCAAGGCCCTGCCCAGCAGGTTCCTGGGCAGCCGGGCCAGCTCGGACAGCCCGGCCAGCCCGGTCAGCCGGGGAAGCCGCAGGCCCAGCCCGGCCGACCCGTACAGCCCAGCCACCCCAACCCCACCGACACCCCCAGCGCAACCCAGCACCCCGCCTCGGACCCGGCCACACCCCAGCAGCCGATGCCCGCGCCCGCTTCCCCGGAGGCGGCCGAGGGTGACGACGCGGCGGGCGGGCCCGCCGCGGGCCACTCGCACGGGCGGGCGTTCAACGTGCGGACGCTGGGGCAGGGCGTGCCGTTCTCGCAGCAGATCGCCGATCAGCAGCGTCCGGCCGCGCCCGGCGCCCCCGCGGCCGGCTCGGGGCGCCGCCGCAAGCTGGCCCAGCCGCCGCAGGAGGCGGAGGGCGCGGCCGACGCCGCCGAGGCCCGGCCGCACCCGCAGCCCGGCGCCCACGCTCCGGGCCAGGCCCAGCCGCACCCGGCGCCGCAGGCTCAGCAGCAGCCCCAGCAGCGCTCGCAGAACCCGCAGCGCTCGCAGAACCCGCAGCACCCGCAGCAGCACCTGCTGAACTCCTCCGAAGGCCGCGCCTTCGCCGTCTCCGCGCCCGACGAGGGCAGCGAGGGGCCGGAGCCGCTGGACGGACCGAACGGCGCTGTCGAGGTCACCGAGCCGCAACCGCAGCCGATGGACGACGAGTTGCCGCCGGAGCCGCTGGACAACCCGCGCCGGCTGCTGGTCTGGCCGGCGCCGGACGTCTCCACCCAGCAGGCGCTGAGCGACCGCGGCTACCGCCCGGTCATCGTCAACTCCCGCGAGGAGGTGGACGCGCAGATCGCCGCATACCCGGCGGCGCTGTTCGTCGACCCGCTGACCGGGCCGATCACCCGTACCGCCCTGCAGTCGCTGCGTATGGCGGCGGTGGCGGCCGAGGTGCCGGTGCTGGTGACGGCCGGTCTGGGCCAGGCGACGCGGGAGGCCGCGTACGGTGCCGACCCGGCCGTACTCCTGAAGGCGCTCGCGCCGCGCGACAGCGAGCAGCACCCGCCGCGGGTCCTGCTGACCGAGGAGAACGACGCGGTCGCCGGGGCGCTGACCACCTCGCTGGAGCGGCGCGGCATGCAGGTCGCGCGGGCGGCGACGGACGCGGACGCGGTGAACCTGGCGGCCCAGATGCGGCCGAACCTGGTCGTGATGGACCTGATGCAGGTACGCCGCCGCCGGGCCGGAATTGTCGACTGGCTGCGCTCGAACGGCCTGCTCAACCGCACCCCGCTGGTCGTCTACACCTCCGCCGACCTGGACCCGGCCCAGCTCCCGCGCCTCGCGGCGGGCGAGACCGTCCTCTTCCTGGCCGAGCGCTCGACCAGCGCGGAGGTCCAGGCCCGGATCGTGGACCTGCTCGCGAAGATCGGTACGAACTGA
- a CDS encoding long-chain fatty acid--CoA ligase, with translation MQSTMQDVPLLVSRILTHGATIHGKAEAITWTGEGEPHRRSYAEIGARSAQLAHALHDELGVRGDERVATLMWNNSEHLEAYLAIPSMGAVLHTLNLRLPVEQLVWIVNHAADRVVLVNGSLLPLLAPLLPHLPTVEHVVVAGPGDRSVLEGVRPHVHEYEELIAGHAQHFDWPELDEREAAALCYTSGTTGDPKGVAYSHRSLYLHSMQVNNAEAFALGGQDIALPVVPMFHVNAWGLPHASFMAGASLLMPDRFLQPAPLAEMIETVRPTIAAAVPTIWQGLLGELDATKRDVTSLRNVVIGGSACPPSLMRAFEERHGLRVVHAWGMTETSPLGTVSHPPAGVSGDEEWAYRGMQGRFPASVEARLVGPDGVHLPWDGESAGELEVRGPWIAGAYYGGTEGADQRPGDKFSPDGWLRTGDVGTITPDGYLTLTDRAKDVIKSGGEWISSVELENHLMAHPEIAEAAVVAVPDDKWGERPLAAVVLREGANAAFEELRAFLGERVARWQLPERWTVVTSVPKTSVGKFDKKVLRKQYADGELTITRVG, from the coding sequence GTGCAGAGCACGATGCAAGACGTACCCCTGCTCGTTTCGAGGATCTTGACGCATGGCGCGACGATCCACGGAAAGGCCGAGGCGATCACCTGGACCGGTGAGGGCGAACCGCACCGCCGCAGTTACGCGGAGATCGGCGCCCGCTCCGCGCAGCTCGCCCATGCGCTCCACGACGAGCTGGGGGTCCGCGGCGATGAGCGGGTGGCCACTCTCATGTGGAACAATTCGGAACATTTGGAGGCGTATCTCGCGATTCCCTCCATGGGCGCCGTACTCCACACGCTCAACCTCCGCCTGCCCGTCGAGCAGTTGGTGTGGATCGTCAACCACGCCGCCGACCGCGTCGTCCTCGTCAACGGCTCGCTGCTGCCGCTGCTGGCGCCGCTGCTGCCGCACCTGCCGACCGTCGAGCACGTCGTCGTGGCGGGGCCCGGCGACCGCTCCGTACTGGAAGGCGTACGGCCGCACGTCCACGAGTACGAGGAGCTGATCGCAGGACACGCGCAGCACTTCGACTGGCCGGAGCTGGACGAACGGGAGGCCGCCGCGCTCTGCTACACCTCCGGCACGACCGGCGACCCTAAGGGTGTCGCCTACAGCCACCGCTCCCTGTACCTGCACTCCATGCAGGTCAACAACGCGGAGGCGTTCGCGCTGGGCGGCCAGGACATCGCGTTGCCCGTAGTGCCGATGTTTCACGTCAACGCCTGGGGCCTGCCGCACGCCTCCTTCATGGCGGGTGCCTCGCTGCTGATGCCGGACCGCTTCCTCCAGCCCGCGCCGCTGGCCGAGATGATCGAGACCGTACGGCCGACCATCGCCGCCGCCGTACCCACCATCTGGCAGGGTCTGCTCGGAGAGTTGGACGCCACGAAGCGGGACGTCACCTCGCTGCGCAACGTCGTCATCGGCGGCTCCGCGTGTCCCCCGTCCCTGATGCGCGCCTTCGAGGAGCGGCACGGACTGCGCGTGGTGCACGCCTGGGGCATGACCGAGACCTCGCCCCTCGGCACGGTCTCGCACCCGCCCGCCGGCGTCAGCGGCGATGAGGAATGGGCCTACCGCGGCATGCAGGGCCGCTTCCCCGCCTCGGTGGAAGCCCGGCTCGTCGGCCCGGACGGGGTGCACCTGCCGTGGGACGGGGAGTCGGCGGGCGAGCTGGAGGTGCGCGGGCCGTGGATCGCGGGCGCGTACTACGGCGGTACGGAGGGCGCCGACCAGCGGCCCGGCGACAAGTTCAGCCCCGACGGCTGGCTGCGCACCGGTGACGTCGGCACGATCACGCCGGACGGCTATCTGACGCTGACCGACCGGGCCAAGGACGTGATCAAGTCCGGCGGCGAGTGGATCTCCTCCGTCGAGCTGGAGAACCACCTGATGGCCCACCCGGAGATCGCGGAGGCCGCCGTGGTGGCCGTACCGGACGACAAGTGGGGCGAGCGCCCGCTGGCCGCCGTGGTGCTGCGGGAGGGCGCGAACGCGGCCTTCGAGGAACTGCGGGCCTTCCTCGGCGAGCGGGTGGCGCGCTGGCAGCTGCCGGAACGGTGGACGGTGGTGACTTCCGTACCGAAGACGAGTGTCGGCAAGTTCGACAAGAAGGTACTGCGCAAGCAGTACGCGGACGGGGAGTTGACGATTACGCGGGTGGGGTGA
- a CDS encoding lasso RiPP family leader peptide-containing protein, protein MQENWEEADYEAPELAEVGDFGEVTHGYSGLYWDGYSAFFGLA, encoded by the coding sequence ATGCAGGAGAACTGGGAAGAGGCCGACTACGAAGCCCCCGAGCTTGCCGAGGTCGGCGACTTCGGGGAAGTTACGCACGGCTATTCCGGTCTCTACTGGGACGGGTACTCGGCGTTCTTCGGGCTGGCGTAG